In a single window of the Rhodothermales bacterium genome:
- a CDS encoding metal-dependent hydrolase, with protein MDSITQIALGAAVGEAALGRKVGNKAPIWGAVLGTIPDLDVLAYPFLSESGQLLFHRGPTHAVMFTVIVAPIAGWLLSRLHKENGARAWRWTVLAGAAFLTHAVLDSFTAYGTQLLFPFSNTPFAFNTISIIDPLYTLPLLVGIIGAMFLRRDRQARRVFNYFGLVSSTLYLALTAVNMLHVRAIANDNLARQEIPYEHLEVMPSLFNNILWTILAADADTVWVGLHSILDDDDVISFRAIPKHEELMPANSRTGEASALYWFSRELFTISEEGGVLYFNDLHVGRTDFFLTDSGDSIFRYEMRLDGAGRIAALESHRPGFSNRSDVVDAFVCRILGEPIGKGWRGGWFGCETAPDAVATNSPQEE; from the coding sequence ATGGACTCGATTACACAGATAGCGCTGGGCGCAGCCGTCGGCGAAGCGGCCCTCGGACGAAAAGTCGGCAACAAGGCGCCAATCTGGGGTGCCGTGCTGGGGACAATTCCCGACCTCGATGTGCTGGCGTACCCATTTCTCTCCGAGTCGGGCCAGTTGCTGTTTCATCGCGGCCCCACGCACGCGGTGATGTTTACCGTGATCGTGGCGCCAATCGCAGGCTGGTTGCTGTCGCGGCTGCACAAGGAGAACGGAGCGCGAGCCTGGCGCTGGACCGTGCTCGCCGGAGCGGCCTTCCTCACGCATGCAGTGCTGGACTCCTTCACTGCCTACGGCACACAACTGCTGTTTCCCTTTTCCAATACACCCTTCGCCTTCAACACGATTTCCATCATCGATCCGTTGTACACGCTTCCGCTGCTGGTCGGAATCATTGGCGCCATGTTTCTCCGCCGCGACCGTCAGGCACGCCGCGTCTTCAACTATTTCGGACTGGTGTCGAGCACGCTGTATCTGGCACTCACCGCCGTCAACATGTTGCACGTTCGGGCGATCGCCAACGATAACCTCGCCAGACAGGAGATTCCCTATGAACATCTGGAGGTCATGCCGAGCCTGTTCAACAATATCCTCTGGACAATTCTGGCAGCCGACGCAGATACCGTCTGGGTCGGGCTGCATTCCATACTTGACGACGATGACGTCATCTCCTTTCGTGCCATCCCGAAACACGAAGAGCTGATGCCTGCGAACTCGAGAACCGGAGAGGCATCCGCGCTGTACTGGTTTTCCCGAGAGTTATTCACGATCAGTGAAGAGGGCGGGGTTTTGTACTTCAACGATCTCCATGTAGGCCGAACGGACTTCTTTTTGACAGACAGCGGAGACTCTATCTTTCGCTATGAGATGCGACTTGACGGGGCCGGCCGTATTGCAGCCTTGGAATCGCATCGGCCCGGTTTTTCGAATCGCTCGGACGTTGTGGATGCGTTTGTCTGTCGCATCCTCGGAGAACCCATCGGCAAGGGCTGGCGCGGTGGGTGGTTCGGGTGCGAAACCGCGCCGGACGCCGTTGCGACAAATAGTCCACAGGAAGAGTAA